In one window of Arthrobacter pascens DNA:
- a CDS encoding SDR family oxidoreductase, whose product MTSNKETARVAVVTGAGSGIGRAVSRLMLAEGYRVALAGRRENQLLETADGHAQALTVTCDVTKPDDVEHLFEAALQRWGRVDVLFNNAGIFGPAASVDEISLDDWNATLAVNLTGSMLCAAAAVRDMKAQDPQGGRIINNGSISAHSPRPRTVAYTVTKHAMTGLTRSIELDGRGFGITCGQIDIGNTATEIMDTIGVGSGALQPDGSRRIEPMFPVEDAARAVLLMAGMPASASVGSLVVTAAGMPFIGRG is encoded by the coding sequence GTGACCAGCAACAAGGAAACCGCAAGGGTGGCAGTGGTCACCGGGGCCGGCTCGGGCATAGGCAGGGCCGTCTCCCGGCTGATGCTCGCCGAGGGCTATCGCGTTGCCCTTGCCGGACGGCGCGAAAACCAGCTGCTGGAGACGGCGGACGGGCATGCGCAGGCGCTGACGGTGACGTGTGACGTCACCAAGCCCGACGACGTCGAGCACCTTTTCGAAGCTGCGCTCCAGCGGTGGGGGAGGGTGGATGTCCTGTTCAACAATGCGGGGATCTTTGGTCCGGCGGCATCCGTCGACGAGATCAGCCTGGACGACTGGAACGCCACCCTTGCCGTCAACCTCACGGGGTCGATGTTGTGTGCCGCTGCGGCGGTACGGGATATGAAGGCGCAGGATCCGCAGGGCGGCCGGATCATCAACAACGGCTCCATCTCGGCCCATTCGCCGCGACCCCGGACGGTCGCTTATACGGTCACCAAGCATGCGATGACGGGACTGACCAGGAGCATAGAGCTGGACGGCCGCGGCTTTGGCATCACGTGCGGTCAGATCGACATCGGCAATACGGCCACCGAAATCATGGACACCATCGGTGTGGGCTCCGGCGCCCTGCAGCCCGACGGGAGCCGCCGCATTGAACCCATGTTCCCGGTGGAGGACGCTGCGCGTGCCGTGCTGCTGATGGCCGGCATGCCTGCCTCAGCAAGTGTCGGTTCCCTGGTCGTTACTGCCGCCGGGATGCCCTTCATCGGGCGCGGCTGA
- a CDS encoding cation:dicarboxylate symporter family transporter, translating into MKIPDPAALKASSAPLKKKPLYRSLFFQILIAVVAGVLIGHFWPDLGSQLRPLGDGFIQLIKMIIAPLIFLVIVTGISAVGDVKAVGRVGVKALLYFTAATLFALVFGLVVGNIVQPGAGLNIDPNTLSQDALTAKTGTTPPKDAAHFILDIIPTSVIGAFASNSLLQVLFFSVFFGSAIVVVGRERCMPVISLMETVLELIFKIMSWIMKVAPIGAFGAMAFIIGQYGLGTLGTYAKLIAACYGAAIIFIALLFIVAWSFARVPLWQFLKYTREEFLLALGTASTEAVMPRIMTKLTNAGCSRATTGLVVPTGYSFNLDGAAIYLSISLLFLAQAFGHNLDLGQQLAALGVLLLTSKGMAGVPGSSFLALSATAAALGIFPVAGVALLLGADRLMDSMRVVVNLLGNCVATFVVSTWEGQFDRSVMVRAFRGEITNHDSAIMLGVEDDFEDQELERISGGQQPSPKFRGGPNPDEIPEFQMSRPAPASVPEAPPAPAGRE; encoded by the coding sequence ATGAAGATCCCAGATCCCGCGGCGCTGAAGGCGAGTTCGGCGCCGCTGAAGAAGAAGCCCCTGTACAGGTCGCTCTTCTTCCAAATTCTGATCGCCGTCGTGGCAGGTGTTCTCATCGGACATTTCTGGCCGGACCTTGGTTCGCAGCTGAGGCCGCTGGGCGATGGATTTATCCAGCTCATCAAGATGATCATCGCGCCGCTGATTTTCCTCGTGATTGTCACGGGCATCTCGGCCGTAGGCGACGTCAAGGCGGTCGGAAGGGTAGGCGTCAAGGCTCTCCTGTACTTCACCGCGGCCACCCTTTTCGCACTGGTCTTCGGGCTGGTCGTAGGCAACATCGTCCAGCCCGGTGCCGGGCTGAACATCGATCCCAACACCCTGTCCCAGGATGCCCTCACCGCGAAAACGGGCACCACGCCGCCCAAGGACGCCGCCCACTTCATCCTGGACATCATTCCCACCAGCGTCATCGGCGCCTTTGCGAGCAACAGCCTGCTGCAGGTCCTCTTCTTCTCGGTCTTCTTCGGTTCGGCCATCGTCGTCGTCGGCCGTGAGCGCTGCATGCCTGTCATCAGCCTCATGGAGACAGTCCTTGAGCTCATTTTCAAGATCATGTCCTGGATCATGAAGGTGGCACCCATCGGTGCCTTCGGCGCCATGGCGTTCATCATCGGCCAGTATGGCCTCGGCACGCTGGGCACCTACGCCAAGCTGATCGCCGCATGTTATGGAGCCGCCATCATCTTCATCGCGCTGCTGTTCATCGTGGCCTGGAGTTTCGCCCGCGTTCCGCTGTGGCAATTCCTCAAGTACACGCGTGAGGAGTTCCTGCTCGCCCTCGGCACCGCCTCCACCGAAGCCGTGATGCCGCGCATCATGACCAAGCTGACCAATGCGGGCTGCTCACGTGCCACCACCGGACTGGTGGTCCCCACCGGGTACTCCTTCAACCTCGACGGCGCCGCGATCTACCTGTCGATCTCGCTCCTCTTCCTCGCCCAGGCCTTCGGCCACAACCTAGACCTTGGCCAGCAACTGGCGGCACTGGGCGTGCTGCTCCTGACGTCCAAAGGCATGGCCGGCGTTCCGGGCTCCTCGTTCCTGGCGCTGTCCGCCACGGCCGCAGCACTCGGCATTTTCCCGGTTGCCGGAGTCGCACTGCTGCTCGGCGCGGACCGCCTGATGGATTCGATGCGTGTGGTGGTGAACCTCCTGGGCAACTGTGTTGCCACTTTCGTGGTCTCCACCTGGGAAGGCCAGTTCGACCGCAGTGTGATGGTCAGGGCTTTCCGGGGCGAAATCACCAACCACGATTCCGCGATCATGCTCGGTGTCGAGGACGACTTCGAGGACCAGGAGCTGGAACGCATCAGCGGCGGGCAGCAGCCGTCCCCCAAGTTCCGGGGCGGCCCGAACCCGGATGAGATCCCTGAATTCCAGATGAGCAGGCCCGCTCCTGCTTCCGTGCCGGAGGCGCCTCCGGCACCGGCGGGACGCGAGTAA
- a CDS encoding sterol carrier family protein, whose translation MAIARRRIGVEEGMAALAAWQEAARSASNDPVPRSVTATAVRYSLEEVTARAPGNSVEVRVPPFGVTQCVEGPRHTRGTPPNVIECDAGTWLAMVSGQLSWADAVAAGRVAASGLRADLSGLLPL comes from the coding sequence ATGGCGATAGCCCGCCGTCGTATTGGCGTCGAAGAAGGGATGGCGGCACTGGCCGCCTGGCAGGAAGCCGCCCGTTCGGCGTCGAACGATCCTGTCCCCCGCAGCGTCACCGCCACCGCCGTCCGGTACTCGTTGGAAGAAGTGACCGCTCGGGCACCGGGCAACTCCGTGGAAGTGCGTGTGCCGCCGTTCGGTGTCACCCAGTGCGTGGAGGGCCCCCGCCACACACGCGGAACTCCCCCCAACGTCATTGAGTGCGACGCCGGCACCTGGCTGGCAATGGTGAGCGGCCAGTTGAGCTGGGCAGACGCCGTGGCGGCCGGGCGGGTGGCGGCATCGGGGCTGCGCGCGGACCTCTCCGGACTGCTGCCGCTCTAG
- a CDS encoding molybdopterin-dependent oxidoreductase — MKKLMNWLKGPTAMAALAGVAAAAVVLSVAELTGAFFTARATPVIALGSTFIDFTPPWMKDFAIATFGTQDKAVLFAGMGLTIFLLACVLGVVAYRWPVLGAAGVLLMGAVMVASVVTRAGVRPLDAIPTLAGTLAGLMVLQLLVRPLRRLSAWPDAPADTAAKDPERPATSRRGFFAAVSITATAAGIAATGGRVLSTARSNIASAREALRLPDPRRSAPPVPAGVQSPVAGVTPWLTPNGDFYRIDTALSVPEINVEEWELRVHGLVEQEVRLTFRDLLDADLIESHVTLTCVSNPVGGNLAGNARWLGLPIREVLKRAGPRDGADMVLSTSVDGFSASTPLEVLQDDRDAMLAIAMNGEPLPLEHGYPVRMVVPGLYGFVSATKWLVDLEVTRFADSKAYWTRRGWSERGPIKTMARVEVPKPFARVQAGRVAIGGTAWAQTRGITMVEVQIDNGEWARAVLSAEASLVTWRQWSFDWEATSGQHYIRVRATDGTGEVQTDRRADPVPDGASGWQAVMVTVE, encoded by the coding sequence ATGAAGAAGCTGATGAACTGGCTCAAGGGTCCCACGGCCATGGCAGCGCTGGCCGGGGTGGCGGCTGCCGCCGTCGTCCTGTCCGTCGCGGAACTGACGGGGGCGTTCTTCACGGCACGGGCCACGCCCGTCATTGCCCTCGGATCCACGTTCATCGACTTCACGCCGCCGTGGATGAAGGATTTCGCCATTGCCACGTTCGGCACTCAGGACAAGGCCGTGCTGTTTGCGGGCATGGGTTTGACCATTTTCCTCCTGGCATGCGTGCTGGGTGTGGTGGCCTACCGTTGGCCGGTGCTTGGTGCAGCGGGTGTGCTGCTGATGGGCGCGGTGATGGTGGCCAGTGTGGTGACGCGCGCCGGCGTCAGGCCGCTGGATGCCATCCCTACACTGGCGGGCACGCTGGCCGGGCTGATGGTGCTGCAGCTCCTGGTCAGGCCCCTGCGGAGGCTTAGTGCGTGGCCCGACGCGCCCGCGGACACGGCGGCAAAGGACCCGGAACGGCCAGCCACGAGCCGCCGTGGATTCTTCGCCGCCGTCAGCATCACCGCCACAGCCGCGGGAATCGCTGCCACAGGCGGCCGCGTGCTCAGTACGGCCAGGAGCAACATCGCCTCGGCCCGGGAGGCGTTGCGGCTGCCCGACCCGCGGAGATCAGCCCCGCCCGTGCCGGCCGGAGTACAGTCCCCGGTGGCCGGCGTGACGCCCTGGCTGACGCCCAACGGCGACTTTTACCGGATCGACACAGCGCTCAGCGTTCCCGAAATAAATGTCGAGGAGTGGGAACTGAGGGTGCATGGCCTCGTTGAACAGGAGGTCCGCCTCACGTTCCGGGACCTGCTCGACGCCGACCTCATCGAATCCCATGTAACCCTTACTTGTGTCTCCAATCCGGTGGGCGGAAACCTCGCCGGGAACGCACGATGGCTGGGGCTGCCGATCCGCGAGGTGCTCAAGCGGGCAGGCCCCAGGGACGGCGCAGACATGGTGCTTTCGACGTCGGTGGACGGCTTCAGTGCCTCCACGCCGCTGGAGGTCCTGCAGGATGACCGGGACGCCATGCTGGCCATCGCCATGAACGGTGAGCCGCTTCCGCTGGAACACGGATACCCCGTGCGCATGGTGGTGCCGGGCTTGTACGGGTTCGTCTCGGCCACCAAATGGCTGGTGGACCTTGAGGTGACACGCTTCGCTGACAGCAAGGCCTACTGGACGCGGCGCGGCTGGTCAGAGCGCGGTCCCATTAAGACCATGGCCCGGGTGGAGGTGCCGAAACCGTTCGCCAGGGTACAGGCCGGACGGGTTGCGATCGGCGGCACGGCGTGGGCACAGACCCGCGGCATCACCATGGTGGAAGTCCAGATCGACAACGGCGAATGGGCCCGGGCCGTGTTGTCCGCTGAGGCATCACTGGTCACGTGGCGGCAGTGGTCCTTCGACTGGGAAGCAACCTCCGGGCAGCACTACATCAGGGTCCGCGCCACCGACGGAACCGGTGAGGTGCAGACAGACAGGCGTGCCGACCCGGTACCCGACGGCGCCTCCGGCTGGCAGGCCGTCATGGTGACCGTGGAGTAG
- the purD gene encoding phosphoribosylamine--glycine ligase → MKVLVIGPGGREHAIVRSLLADPNVSEVHAAPGNAGISKLVPTHDINGNDPDAVAALATKLTADLVVVGPEAPLAAGVADAVRAAGIPVFGPSKAAAQLEASKAFAKEIMAEAGVPTAMAMVAASAEEAASALDTFGAPFVVKDDGLAAGKGVVVTNDREEALAHAQACFDAGGTVVIEEFLDGPEVSIFVLCDGRNTVPLSPAQDFKRIFDNDEGPNTGGMGAYTPLEWAPEGLVQEVIDRVAQPTVNEMARRGTPFVGVLFVGLALTSRGTRVIEFNVRFGDPETQAVLARLKTPLGALLMAAAKGELDKAEELRWSKETAVAVVVASENYPGTPRTGDRIRGLKKVDELDGVHVIHAGTAFDDYGKVVSAGGRVLAVVALGSDLVEARERAYDGVELVQLEGAQFRTDIGGKAARGEIKVSSNTTASLPVTKTKA, encoded by the coding sequence GTGAAGGTACTCGTCATCGGCCCCGGAGGCCGCGAACACGCCATTGTCCGCTCCCTGCTCGCCGACCCCAACGTGTCCGAGGTCCATGCAGCTCCCGGCAACGCCGGCATCAGCAAGCTGGTTCCCACCCACGACATCAACGGCAATGATCCTGATGCTGTGGCGGCCCTGGCCACCAAGCTGACCGCGGACCTGGTGGTTGTAGGCCCTGAGGCTCCGCTTGCCGCGGGGGTGGCCGACGCCGTCCGCGCAGCCGGCATCCCGGTGTTCGGGCCCAGCAAGGCCGCCGCGCAGCTGGAGGCCTCCAAGGCCTTCGCGAAGGAAATCATGGCCGAAGCCGGAGTTCCCACGGCCATGGCCATGGTCGCAGCCAGCGCTGAGGAAGCAGCCTCGGCCCTGGACACTTTCGGTGCGCCTTTCGTGGTGAAGGACGACGGCCTGGCTGCCGGCAAGGGTGTGGTGGTCACCAATGACCGCGAGGAAGCCCTGGCCCACGCCCAGGCGTGCTTCGACGCGGGCGGGACCGTGGTGATCGAGGAATTCCTGGACGGGCCCGAGGTCTCCATCTTCGTCCTGTGTGATGGCCGCAACACGGTGCCGCTGTCCCCGGCGCAGGACTTCAAACGGATCTTCGACAACGACGAAGGCCCCAACACCGGCGGCATGGGCGCTTACACGCCTCTTGAATGGGCTCCCGAGGGCCTGGTCCAGGAGGTCATCGACCGCGTGGCCCAGCCCACCGTCAACGAAATGGCCCGCCGCGGCACGCCGTTTGTGGGCGTGCTGTTCGTCGGGCTGGCCCTGACCTCCCGGGGTACCCGGGTCATCGAATTCAACGTCCGCTTCGGCGACCCCGAAACCCAGGCCGTGCTGGCCCGCCTCAAGACACCGCTCGGTGCGCTGCTGATGGCAGCCGCCAAGGGCGAACTGGACAAGGCGGAAGAGCTGCGCTGGTCAAAGGAAACGGCTGTCGCCGTCGTCGTCGCTTCAGAAAACTACCCGGGCACACCGCGAACCGGTGACCGTATCCGGGGACTGAAGAAGGTGGATGAGCTGGACGGGGTGCACGTAATCCACGCCGGCACCGCATTCGACGACTACGGCAAGGTGGTTTCCGCCGGCGGCCGGGTGCTCGCCGTGGTTGCCCTCGGCAGCGACCTCGTGGAAGCGCGCGAAAGGGCGTACGACGGCGTGGAGCTGGTTCAGCTGGAAGGCGCCCAGTTCCGGACGGACATCGGCGGCAAGGCGGCCCGCGGCGAGATCAAGGTGTCATCCAACACAACAGCCTCGCTGCCCGTGACGAAAACAAAGGCATAG
- a CDS encoding phosphoribosylaminoimidazolesuccinocarboxamide synthase has translation MTENSSPEPAARTGLKTKTLDLPGWKHVYSGKVRDLYEPVDESIREQAGQDCVLVVASDRISAFDHVLASEIPDKGRILTQLSLWWFDQLDVMHHVLASTVEGGVPAAVEGRAMICKKLEMFPVECIARGYLTGSGLQEYKASGTVCGIPLPPGLVDGSRLEKAIFTPSAKADLGEHDENITYEAVVVMVGDDIAARLSELTLKIYNTAEEVARERGIILADTKVEFGYDAVSGAITLGDEVLTPDSSRFWDAGTYEPGRAQPSYDKQYVRDWLTSAESGWDRNSDTPPPALPEEVISRTRSRYVEAYEKLTGKAFS, from the coding sequence ATGACTGAGAATTCATCCCCTGAACCGGCGGCCAGAACTGGCCTGAAGACCAAAACACTGGACCTGCCGGGCTGGAAGCACGTCTACTCGGGCAAGGTCCGCGACCTGTACGAGCCCGTCGACGAGTCCATCCGCGAGCAGGCCGGCCAGGACTGCGTGCTGGTGGTGGCGAGCGACCGCATCAGCGCCTTCGACCATGTCCTGGCGAGCGAGATCCCGGACAAGGGCCGCATCCTCACGCAGCTGAGCCTGTGGTGGTTCGACCAGCTGGACGTCATGCACCATGTGCTGGCATCCACGGTGGAGGGCGGAGTTCCCGCCGCCGTGGAAGGCCGGGCCATGATCTGCAAGAAGCTGGAGATGTTCCCCGTGGAATGCATTGCCCGGGGCTACCTCACCGGTTCAGGCCTTCAGGAGTACAAAGCCTCCGGTACGGTGTGCGGAATACCCCTTCCGCCAGGACTGGTGGACGGCTCCCGGCTGGAGAAGGCGATCTTCACCCCGTCCGCGAAGGCCGACCTGGGCGAGCACGACGAGAACATCACCTACGAGGCCGTGGTGGTCATGGTGGGGGACGACATCGCTGCACGGCTGAGCGAACTGACCCTGAAGATCTACAACACCGCCGAGGAAGTCGCCCGCGAACGCGGCATCATCCTGGCCGACACAAAGGTCGAGTTCGGCTACGACGCCGTGTCCGGCGCCATCACGCTGGGCGACGAGGTGCTCACCCCGGATTCTTCGCGCTTCTGGGACGCGGGCACCTACGAGCCTGGCAGGGCGCAGCCCTCATACGACAAGCAGTACGTCCGTGACTGGCTGACCTCGGCCGAATCGGGCTGGGACAGGAACTCGGACACGCCTCCGCCGGCGTTGCCCGAGGAGGTCATCAGCCGGACGCGCAGCCGCTACGTCGAGGCGTACGAAAAGCTGACCGGAAAAGCCTTCTCCTAG